The following proteins are co-located in the Planococcus plakortidis genome:
- the dfrG gene encoding trimethoprim-resistant dihydrofolate reductase DfrG has product MKVSLIAAMDKNRVIGKENDIPWRIPKDWEYVKNTTKGHPIILGRKNLESIGRALPDRRNIILTRDKGFTFNGCEIVHSIEDVFELCKNEEEIFIFGGEQIYNLFFPYVEKMYITKIHHEFEGDTFFPEVNYEEWNEVFAQKGIKNDKNPYNYYFHVYERKNLLS; this is encoded by the coding sequence ATGAAAGTTTCTTTGATTGCTGCGATGGATAAGAATAGAGTGATTGGCAAAGAGAATGACATTCCTTGGAGGATTCCCAAGGACTGGGAATATGTTAAAAATACTACAAAGGGACATCCGATAATATTAGGTAGGAAGAACCTTGAATCAATCGGAAGAGCCTTACCTGACAGAAGAAATATTATTCTGACGAGAGATAAGGGGTTTACCTTTAATGGTTGTGAAATTGTTCATTCAATAGAAGATGTTTTTGAGTTATGTAAAAACGAAGAAGAAATTTTTATTTTCGGAGGAGAACAGATTTATAATTTGTTTTTCCCTTATGTTGAGAAAATGTACATCACAAAAATACATCATGAATTCGAAGGAGATACTTTTTTTCCAGAAGTGAATTATGAGGAATGGAATGAGGTATTTGCCCAAAAAGGGATAAAGAATGATAAAAATCCGTATAACTACTATTTTCATGTATATGAAAGAAAAAACTTATTGAGTTAA